A DNA window from Actinomadura coerulea contains the following coding sequences:
- a CDS encoding endonuclease/exonuclease/phosphatase has protein sequence MHGLRRLPATAAITAVLLGPLAQGPVAHAAPRAVRIHDIQGAAHISPLNGAAVARVPGVVTALTSNGFWMQDPRPDRSAATSEGVFVFTRNRPQAAVGDAVRVDGRVSEFRPDGGASGGLTRTEIDATATTVDAHGTRPPPALVLGAGGLRPPGVIDHGLGNVERGGAFDPRRDALDFYEALEGMRIELRDAVAAGPSRYGELPVLPGGGAGTGPRTARGGILLRDGDANPERVILDDALAPLPAMDVGDRLPGANAGVLDYSYADYKLLLTATPRRAAGGLAREATRAQRPGELAVATAGLGGLSPDAPPARFDAAARDIVEGLRSPDLLAVSGLGDNSGAGDDGTVADDQSVAQLVTAISAAGGPAYDWRSIDPRDNADGGRKGANERVGFLFRTDRGLSFVDRPSLADPVPDAPPARPDPAVTPVRAVPRGGAAGLTLSPGRIAPGDAAWAGARKPIAGEVTWRGRRIIVVANQWFPRTADDQPLFGRRQPPSQPTQWRRDAQARVVAGFVNSVRKVDARARVIVAGDLGDRGTSAPVRTLAQGAGLADLPAELPAGDRYTAVTGGNAEDLDHILLSPALRANRHEFDVVHRGAEFADRAGDRDPTVVRIAVTGR, from the coding sequence GTGCACGGTCTGCGGAGGCTCCCGGCCACGGCGGCGATCACGGCGGTGCTCCTCGGGCCCCTTGCCCAGGGGCCGGTGGCGCACGCCGCCCCGCGAGCCGTCCGCATTCACGACATCCAGGGCGCGGCGCACATCTCGCCGCTGAACGGCGCCGCGGTCGCCCGGGTTCCGGGCGTCGTGACGGCGCTGACCTCCAACGGCTTCTGGATGCAGGACCCGCGTCCCGACAGGAGCGCCGCGACGTCCGAGGGCGTCTTCGTCTTCACCCGGAACCGCCCGCAGGCGGCGGTCGGCGACGCGGTCCGGGTCGACGGCCGGGTCAGCGAGTTCCGGCCCGACGGGGGCGCGTCCGGCGGGCTCACCCGGACCGAGATCGACGCCACCGCGACCACGGTCGACGCGCACGGGACGCGGCCGCCGCCCGCCCTCGTGCTCGGCGCCGGCGGGCTCAGGCCGCCGGGCGTGATCGACCACGGGCTGGGGAACGTGGAGCGCGGCGGCGCCTTCGACCCCCGCCGCGACGCCCTGGACTTCTACGAGGCCCTCGAAGGCATGCGGATCGAGCTGCGCGACGCCGTCGCGGCCGGGCCCTCCCGCTACGGCGAGCTGCCCGTGCTGCCCGGCGGCGGCGCCGGCACCGGGCCGCGGACGGCGCGCGGCGGCATCCTGCTGCGCGACGGCGACGCCAACCCCGAGCGCGTCATCCTCGACGACGCGCTCGCCCCGCTGCCCGCCATGGACGTCGGCGACCGGCTGCCCGGCGCGAACGCCGGGGTCCTCGACTACTCCTACGCCGACTACAAGCTGCTGCTCACCGCGACCCCGCGGCGCGCCGCCGGCGGGCTCGCGCGCGAGGCGACCCGGGCGCAGCGCCCCGGCGAGCTCGCCGTCGCCACCGCCGGGCTGGGCGGGCTCAGCCCCGACGCCCCGCCCGCGCGCTTCGACGCCGCGGCGCGCGACATCGTGGAGGGCCTGCGCTCCCCCGACCTCCTCGCGGTCAGCGGCCTCGGCGACAACAGCGGCGCCGGCGACGACGGCACCGTCGCCGACGACCAGAGCGTCGCGCAGCTGGTCACGGCGATCAGCGCGGCGGGCGGCCCCGCCTACGACTGGCGCTCGATCGACCCGCGCGACAACGCCGACGGCGGGCGCAAGGGGGCCAACGAGCGGGTCGGGTTCCTGTTCCGCACCGACCGCGGGCTCTCGTTCGTCGACCGCCCGTCGCTGGCCGACCCCGTCCCCGACGCCCCGCCCGCACGGCCCGATCCGGCCGTCACGCCGGTCAGGGCCGTCCCGCGCGGCGGCGCGGCGGGGCTCACGCTGAGCCCCGGCCGGATCGCGCCCGGCGACGCCGCGTGGGCCGGCGCCCGCAAGCCGATCGCCGGGGAGGTGACCTGGCGGGGCCGCCGCATCATCGTCGTCGCGAACCAGTGGTTCCCCCGCACCGCCGACGACCAGCCGCTGTTCGGGCGCCGCCAGCCGCCCTCCCAGCCCACCCAGTGGCGCCGGGACGCGCAGGCCCGCGTGGTCGCGGGCTTCGTGAACTCCGTCCGGAAGGTGGACGCCCGGGCCCGCGTGATCGTGGCGGGCGACCTCGGCGACCGCGGGACCTCCGCCCCGGTCCGCACCCTCGCCCAGGGCGCGGGTCTCGCAGACCTGCCCGCCGAGCTGCCCGCGGGCGACCGCTACACGGCGGTGACCGGCGGCAACGCCGAGGACCTCGACCACATCCTGCTGAGCCCGGCGCTGCGCGCGAACCGGCACGAGTTCGACGTGGTGCACCGCGGCGCGGAGTTCGCCGACCGCGCCGGGGACCGCGACCCCACGGTCGTCCGCATCGCGGTGACCGGCCGGTAG
- a CDS encoding Zn-dependent alcohol dehydrogenase, producing the protein MARAAVLHAVGDKELDLRDDVSTIDPGPDQVKVKIKATGVCHSDLSTMTGVLPSAMPTVIGHEGAGVVAEVGDRVTGVRPGDHVVVNWTPDCGECPECLRGEPYLCMTYLAQSFSEPGFTLGDGSPAFGMAGTGTWAEEIVLPRRGVIKIAEDIPFEYAALLGCGIPTGVGAVVNTAKVTPGSTVAVVGAGGVGLSVIQGARIAGASTILAIDPNETKHPIAKRFGATHTATLDDLEQTKGLLTGGAGFDYTFEVVGKSAAIATAWNTTRRGGDVIVVGAGAADDHWSQTAFALLFDGKSLKPSLYGGCDLKRDIPMFVDLWRAGKLDIDSLITRRIGFEDLNDAVRALTNGEVIRQVVVFD; encoded by the coding sequence ATGGCACGCGCCGCGGTACTGCATGCGGTCGGCGACAAGGAACTCGACCTGCGCGACGACGTCTCGACGATCGATCCGGGTCCCGACCAGGTGAAGGTCAAGATCAAGGCGACCGGGGTCTGCCACTCGGACCTGTCCACCATGACCGGCGTGCTGCCGTCGGCGATGCCGACGGTCATCGGCCACGAGGGCGCGGGGGTCGTGGCGGAGGTCGGCGACCGGGTGACCGGCGTCCGGCCGGGCGACCACGTCGTCGTCAACTGGACGCCCGACTGCGGCGAGTGCCCCGAGTGCCTGCGCGGCGAGCCGTACCTGTGCATGACCTACCTCGCGCAGTCGTTCTCCGAGCCCGGCTTCACGCTCGGCGACGGCAGCCCCGCGTTCGGCATGGCGGGCACCGGCACCTGGGCGGAGGAGATCGTGCTCCCCCGGCGCGGCGTCATCAAGATCGCCGAGGACATCCCGTTCGAGTACGCGGCCCTGCTCGGCTGCGGCATCCCGACCGGCGTCGGCGCCGTCGTCAACACGGCGAAGGTGACGCCGGGCTCCACGGTGGCGGTGGTCGGCGCCGGCGGCGTCGGGCTCTCCGTCATCCAGGGCGCCAGGATCGCGGGCGCGTCGACCATCCTGGCGATCGACCCGAACGAGACCAAGCACCCCATCGCCAAGCGGTTCGGCGCGACCCACACCGCCACGCTGGACGACCTGGAGCAGACCAAGGGCCTCCTCACCGGCGGCGCGGGCTTCGACTACACCTTCGAGGTCGTCGGCAAGTCCGCGGCGATCGCCACGGCGTGGAACACGACCCGGCGCGGCGGCGACGTCATCGTGGTGGGCGCGGGGGCCGCCGACGACCACTGGAGCCAGACCGCGTTCGCGCTGCTGTTCGACGGCAAGAGCCTGAAGCCGTCCCTCTACGGCGGCTGCGACCTCAAGCGCGACATCCCGATGTTCGTCGACCTGTGGCGCGCCGGGAAGCTCGACATCGACAGCCTCATCACCCGCCGGATCGGCTTCGAGGACCTCAACGACGCCGTCCGCGCCCTCACCAACGGCGAAGTCATCCGCCAGGTAGTCGTATTCGACTGA
- a CDS encoding ferredoxin: MRVRVDPLVCEANAVCVGLAPEVFDLNDDDELQILRPDVPPEEQDRVRHAVRSCPKAALALEE; the protein is encoded by the coding sequence ATGAGAGTACGAGTCGACCCTCTGGTGTGCGAGGCGAACGCCGTGTGCGTCGGGCTCGCCCCCGAGGTCTTCGACCTCAACGACGATGACGAGCTGCAGATCCTGCGGCCGGACGTCCCGCCCGAGGAGCAGGACCGCGTCCGCCACGCGGTTCGGTCGTGCCCGAAGGCCGCGCTGGCGCTGGAGGAGTAG
- a CDS encoding class I SAM-dependent methyltransferase, which translates to MPAELLRSARGARGFMPDGEGLALYETGLDYGGRLAGTGPMLEVGTYCGKSAVYLGAAARAAGTVLVTVDHHHGSEENQAGWEHHDPSLVDPSTGRMDTLPKFRKTMAAAGLEDEVVAIVGQSRTVSAFWRTPLALLFIDGGHAEEHAQGDYEGWTPHVAVGGALVIHDVFPDPRDGGRPPYDLYLRALASGVFEERRAEGSLRVLERVNDADPLSPA; encoded by the coding sequence ATGCCCGCCGAACTGCTGCGCTCCGCGCGCGGCGCCAGGGGCTTCATGCCGGACGGCGAGGGCCTCGCGCTGTACGAGACGGGGCTGGACTACGGCGGCCGCCTGGCCGGCACCGGGCCCATGCTGGAGGTCGGCACCTACTGCGGCAAGTCCGCCGTGTACCTGGGGGCCGCCGCCAGGGCGGCGGGGACCGTCCTGGTCACCGTCGACCACCACCACGGCTCGGAGGAGAACCAGGCGGGCTGGGAGCACCACGACCCGTCCCTGGTCGACCCGAGCACCGGCCGGATGGACACCCTGCCCAAGTTCCGCAAGACGATGGCCGCCGCCGGGCTGGAGGACGAGGTCGTCGCGATCGTGGGGCAGTCCCGCACCGTCTCGGCGTTCTGGCGGACGCCGCTGGCGCTGCTGTTCATCGACGGAGGCCACGCCGAGGAGCACGCGCAGGGGGACTACGAGGGCTGGACGCCGCACGTCGCGGTCGGCGGGGCCCTGGTGATCCACGACGTCTTCCCCGACCCGCGGGACGGCGGGCGGCCGCCCTACGACCTCTACCTGCGGGCGCTCGCGAGCGGCGTCTTCGAGGAGCGCCGGGCGGAGGGCTCGCTGCGCGTCCTGGAACGCGTCAACGACGCCGACCCGCTCTCGCCCGCCTGA
- a CDS encoding prenyltransferase has protein sequence MRSETAPPSVPGVLTADDVLATARSIAAQQEASGAIPWFSPTHGVPGHVDAWNHVEAAMALSVAGLGAEARRAYEWLRGVQRPDGSWPAKWVLGEVTEPGGESNHAAYVAVGVWHELLTTGDEDFARRMWPAVRRAIDFTLGLQTGRGEIIWIRHESGEPSDHALLTGCSSIYQSLRCAVALAERLGEHQPDWELAADQLGHVVAAHPEAFADKSRWSMDWYYPVLGGPVRGADAARRFDEAWDTFVVPGLGCRCVSDQPWVTAAESCELVLALDASGDRDRALELFTTVQHLRHEDGSYWTGWQFENERHFPGDRSTYTAAAVILAADALADASPGSRLFKEIAGRPLGPSEASDPLACGCALVAAANRA, from the coding sequence ATGCGGTCTGAGACCGCCCCGCCCTCGGTTCCCGGAGTCCTGACCGCCGACGACGTCCTCGCCACGGCGCGGAGCATCGCCGCGCAGCAGGAGGCCTCCGGCGCGATCCCGTGGTTCTCGCCGACGCACGGGGTTCCCGGCCACGTGGACGCCTGGAACCACGTCGAGGCGGCGATGGCGCTGTCGGTCGCCGGGCTCGGCGCCGAGGCCAGGCGGGCCTACGAGTGGCTGCGCGGCGTCCAGCGCCCGGACGGGTCGTGGCCCGCGAAATGGGTGCTGGGCGAGGTCACCGAGCCGGGCGGGGAGTCCAACCACGCCGCCTACGTCGCGGTCGGCGTCTGGCACGAGCTGCTGACGACCGGGGACGAGGACTTCGCCCGGCGCATGTGGCCGGCGGTCCGGCGGGCGATCGACTTCACGCTCGGGCTGCAGACCGGGCGCGGCGAGATCATCTGGATCCGGCACGAGAGCGGCGAGCCGTCCGACCACGCGCTGCTGACCGGCTGCTCGTCGATCTACCAGTCGCTGCGCTGCGCGGTCGCGCTGGCCGAGCGGCTCGGCGAGCACCAGCCGGACTGGGAGCTCGCCGCCGACCAGCTCGGGCACGTGGTGGCCGCGCATCCGGAGGCGTTCGCCGACAAGAGCCGCTGGTCGATGGACTGGTACTACCCGGTGCTCGGCGGTCCCGTGCGCGGCGCCGACGCGGCGCGCCGCTTCGACGAGGCCTGGGACACCTTCGTCGTGCCGGGTCTCGGCTGCCGCTGCGTCTCGGACCAGCCGTGGGTGACGGCGGCGGAGAGCTGCGAGCTGGTGCTGGCGCTGGACGCCTCGGGCGACCGCGACCGGGCGCTGGAGCTGTTCACCACCGTCCAGCACCTGCGGCACGAGGACGGCTCGTACTGGACGGGCTGGCAGTTCGAGAACGAGCGGCACTTCCCCGGGGACCGTTCCACCTACACGGCGGCGGCGGTGATCCTGGCGGCGGACGCGCTGGCGGACGCCTCCCCCGGCTCCCGGCTCTTCAAGGAGATCGCGGGACGGCCGCTCGGGCCGTCCGAGGCGTCCGACCCGCTGGCGTGCGGCTGCGCGCTCGTCGCGGCCGCCAACCGCGCCTGA
- a CDS encoding class I SAM-dependent methyltransferase, with protein MLTVDFQRFRVSPGDRVLDMGCGAGRHAFELYRRGAHVVAFDQDAGELSGVDKMFGAMRLEGQVPEDATAETVQGDALDLPFPDDHFDAIVASEVLEHIPDDMRAMRELLRVLKPGGRLAVTVPSWLPERVCWALSEDYHTAPGGHVRIYTRAELEAKLKSVGFRVGGHHHAHGLHAPYWWIKCAVGVDNDGNPLAKAYHQILVWDIMKRPLATRLAERVMNPLIGKSVVVYFAKPAAPDAPAAPAKETVDAV; from the coding sequence CTGCTGACCGTGGATTTCCAGCGGTTCCGCGTCTCCCCCGGAGACCGCGTCCTCGACATGGGATGCGGCGCCGGACGGCACGCCTTCGAGCTGTACCGACGGGGTGCGCACGTCGTGGCCTTCGACCAGGACGCCGGTGAGCTTTCCGGCGTGGACAAGATGTTCGGGGCGATGCGCCTCGAAGGCCAGGTGCCCGAGGACGCGACCGCCGAGACCGTGCAGGGCGACGCGCTGGACCTGCCGTTCCCCGACGACCACTTCGACGCGATCGTCGCGTCGGAGGTGCTGGAGCACATCCCCGACGACATGCGGGCGATGCGCGAGCTGCTGCGCGTCCTCAAGCCGGGCGGCAGGCTCGCGGTGACGGTGCCGAGCTGGCTGCCCGAGCGGGTCTGCTGGGCCCTGTCGGAGGACTACCACACCGCCCCCGGCGGGCACGTGCGGATCTACACCCGCGCGGAGCTGGAGGCCAAGCTGAAGTCGGTCGGCTTCCGGGTCGGCGGCCACCACCACGCGCACGGGCTGCACGCCCCCTACTGGTGGATCAAGTGCGCGGTGGGGGTGGACAACGACGGCAACCCGCTCGCCAAGGCCTACCACCAGATCCTCGTCTGGGACATCATGAAGCGGCCGCTCGCCACCCGGCTGGCCGAGCGCGTCATGAACCCGCTGATCGGCAAGAGCGTCGTCGTCTACTTCGCCAAGCCCGCCGCGCCGGACGCGCCGGCGGCCCCGGCCAAGGAGACGGTGGATGCGGTCTGA
- a CDS encoding glycosyltransferase family 4 protein, translated as MGEAGGTDGPLRVALLSYRSKPHCGGQGVYLRHLTRELVDLGHAVEVVSGQPYPELDREEITLTKLPSLDLYRDEDPFRTPALGEFRDWLDVLEFAHMKTGGFPEPLTFSLRALRLLRERRRDFDVVHDNQVLGVGNLGISRVGLPLVTSIHHPISVDRRIEIEAARGLKQKLGKRRWYGFVGMQSQVSRRIGPVLTVSESSKVDIVKDFRVDPRDIDILPLGVDTRIFHPRGERVPGRIVAMASADAPIKGVDVLLRAVAKLATERDVHVIVVSRPQKDGPTERLVRELALGERVKFVSGISDAELGELLASAETAVVPSRYEGFSLPAVEHMASGTPLVASRAGALPEVVGDAGILVAPGDVEELAATLHRLHDSPEERARVGAAGLARVQERFAWPAVAQATVEHYRAAITQQNYRRLAARKGK; from the coding sequence GTGGGTGAGGCAGGCGGGACCGACGGTCCGCTGCGGGTGGCCCTGCTCTCGTACCGCAGCAAGCCGCACTGCGGCGGCCAGGGCGTCTACCTCCGGCACCTGACCCGGGAGCTGGTCGACCTCGGGCACGCCGTGGAGGTCGTCTCCGGCCAGCCGTACCCGGAGCTCGACCGCGAGGAGATCACCCTCACCAAGCTGCCGAGCCTGGACCTGTACCGGGACGAGGACCCGTTCCGCACCCCGGCCCTCGGCGAGTTCCGCGACTGGCTGGACGTCCTGGAGTTCGCGCACATGAAGACCGGCGGCTTCCCCGAGCCGCTGACCTTCAGCCTGCGCGCGCTGCGGCTGCTGCGGGAGCGCCGACGCGACTTCGACGTCGTGCACGACAACCAGGTCCTCGGCGTCGGCAACCTCGGCATCTCCCGGGTGGGGCTGCCGCTGGTGACGAGCATCCACCACCCGATCAGCGTCGACCGGCGGATCGAGATCGAGGCCGCCCGCGGCCTCAAGCAGAAGCTCGGCAAGCGCCGCTGGTACGGGTTCGTCGGGATGCAGTCGCAGGTGTCGCGGCGCATCGGGCCGGTACTGACGGTGTCGGAGTCCTCCAAGGTCGACATCGTCAAGGACTTCAGGGTCGACCCGCGCGACATCGACATCCTCCCGCTCGGCGTCGACACCCGGATCTTCCACCCGCGCGGCGAGCGCGTCCCCGGCCGGATCGTGGCGATGGCCAGCGCGGACGCGCCGATCAAGGGCGTGGACGTGCTGCTGCGCGCGGTCGCCAAGCTCGCGACCGAGCGCGACGTCCACGTGATCGTGGTCAGCCGGCCGCAGAAGGACGGCCCGACCGAGCGGCTCGTGCGCGAGCTCGCGCTGGGCGAGCGGGTCAAGTTCGTCAGCGGCATCAGCGACGCCGAGCTGGGCGAGCTGCTGGCGTCCGCGGAGACCGCCGTCGTGCCGTCGCGCTACGAGGGGTTCTCGCTGCCGGCCGTGGAGCACATGGCGTCCGGGACGCCGCTGGTGGCGAGCCGCGCCGGCGCCCTGCCCGAGGTCGTGGGCGACGCCGGGATCCTGGTCGCGCCGGGTGACGTGGAGGAACTGGCCGCGACCCTGCACCGCCTGCACGACTCCCCCGAGGAGCGTGCGCGGGTGGGAGCCGCCGGCCTCGCACGCGTCCAGGAGCGGTTCGCCTGGCCCGCCGTGGCGCAGGCCACCGTGGAGCACTACCGGGCCGCCATCACCCAGCAGAACTACCGGCGCCTAGCCGCGCGCAAGGGCAAGTGA
- a CDS encoding cytochrome P450, whose amino-acid sequence MTTTPDIELVDPGAYEHSGVPHGQLAWLREHEPVYRHHGDPALGHPPFWAVTRHEDVVHVSRHPELFSSWQRLALFHETPEDQLVLQRMMMLNQDPPEHSRKRSIVNRGFTPRAIGALEQHIRDICRRLVAETAGRGQEADFVRDLAAPLPLYVICELLGAPPEDREKIFHWSNTLIGGDDPDFQRTPEEGQRAATELYAYANELAAARRENPREDIVTRLLQPDADGEVLTGDEFELFVLLLSVAGNETTRNAASGGMLALLEHPEQWERMKADPSLARTAADEIVRWVTPVNMFRRTAVRDTEIGGRAIAEGDKVVVFYSSANRDGAVFDDPYRFDVGRDPNPHLGFGGGGPHFCLGSHLARLELSVLFETLLDTMPNIELNGNVRRLRSSFINGVKEMPVRVRPASLD is encoded by the coding sequence ATGACCACCACCCCCGACATCGAACTGGTCGACCCCGGCGCGTACGAGCACAGCGGCGTCCCGCACGGGCAGCTGGCATGGCTGCGCGAGCACGAGCCGGTGTACCGCCACCACGGCGACCCGGCCCTCGGCCACCCGCCGTTCTGGGCGGTCACCCGGCACGAGGACGTCGTGCACGTCTCGCGGCACCCGGAGCTCTTCTCGTCCTGGCAGCGGCTGGCGCTGTTCCACGAGACGCCGGAGGACCAGCTCGTCCTCCAGCGGATGATGATGCTCAACCAGGACCCGCCGGAGCACTCGCGCAAGCGGAGCATCGTCAACCGGGGCTTCACCCCGCGCGCGATCGGCGCCCTGGAGCAGCACATCCGGGACATCTGCCGGCGCCTGGTGGCCGAGACCGCCGGGCGCGGGCAGGAGGCCGACTTCGTCCGCGACCTGGCGGCGCCGCTGCCGCTGTACGTGATCTGCGAGCTGCTCGGCGCCCCGCCCGAGGACCGGGAGAAGATCTTCCACTGGTCGAACACGCTGATCGGCGGGGACGACCCGGACTTCCAGCGGACGCCGGAGGAGGGTCAGCGGGCGGCGACCGAGCTGTACGCCTACGCCAACGAGCTGGCGGCGGCCCGGAGGGAGAACCCGCGCGAGGACATCGTCACCCGGCTGCTCCAGCCGGACGCCGACGGCGAGGTGCTGACCGGGGACGAGTTCGAGCTGTTCGTGCTGCTGCTGTCGGTCGCCGGGAACGAGACGACCCGCAACGCGGCCTCCGGCGGCATGCTCGCGCTCCTGGAGCACCCGGAGCAGTGGGAGCGGATGAAGGCCGACCCGTCGCTGGCCCGGACGGCTGCGGACGAGATCGTCCGCTGGGTCACCCCGGTCAACATGTTCCGGCGCACCGCCGTCCGGGACACCGAGATCGGCGGCCGGGCGATCGCCGAGGGCGACAAGGTCGTGGTGTTCTACTCCTCGGCCAACCGCGACGGGGCGGTGTTCGACGACCCGTACCGCTTCGACGTGGGACGGGACCCGAACCCCCATCTGGGCTTCGGCGGCGGCGGCCCGCACTTCTGCCTGGGCTCCCATCTCGCCCGGCTCGAGCTGAGTGTGCTCTTCGAAACACTCTTGGACACCATGCCCAATATTGAACTCAACGGTAACGTTCGCAGGCTAAGGTCTAGTTTCATCAACGGCGTAAAGGAGATGCCGGTACGGGTGCGTCCGGCGTCCCTCGACTGA